A window of the Macaca nemestrina isolate mMacNem1 chromosome X, mMacNem.hap1, whole genome shotgun sequence genome harbors these coding sequences:
- the LOC105481378 gene encoding four and a half LIM domains protein 1 isoform X6 has protein sequence MAEKFDCHYCRDPLQGKKYVQKDGHHCCLKCFDKFCANTCVECRKPIGADSKEVHYKNRFWHDTCFRCAKCLHPLANETFVAKDNKILCNKCTTREDSPKCKGCFKAIVAGDQNVEYKGTVWHKDCFTCSNCKQVIGTGSFFPKGEDFYCVTCHETKFAKHCVKCNKGLVKAPVWWPMKDNPGTTTASTAKNAP, from the exons ATGGCGGAGAAGTTTGACTGCCACTACTGCAGGGACCCCTTGCAGGGGAAGAAGTATGTGCAAAAGGATGGCCACCACTGCTGCCTGAAATGCTTTGACAAGTTCTGTGCCAACACCTGTGTGGAATGCCGCAAGCCCATCGGTGCGGACTCCAAG GAGGTGCACTATAAGAACCGCTTCTGGCACGACACCTGCTTCCGCTGTGCCAAGTGCCTTCACCCCTTGGCCAATGAGACCTTTGTGGCCAAGGACAACAAGATCCTGTGCAACAAGTGCACCACTCGGGAGGACTCCCCCAAGTGCAAGGGGTGCTTCAAGGCCATTGTGGCAG GAGATCAAAACGTGGAGTACAAGGGGACCGTCTGGCACAAAGACTGCTTCACCTGTAGTAACTGCAAGCAAGTCATCGGGACTGGAAGCTTCTTCCCTAAAGGGGAGGACTTCTACTGCGTGACTTGCCATGAGACCAAGTTTGCCAAGCATTGCGTGAAGTGCAACAAG ggtTTGGTAAAGGCTCCAGTGTGGTGGCCTATGAAGGACAATCCTGGCACGACTACTGCTTCCACTGCAAAAAATGCTCCGTGA
- the LOC105481378 gene encoding four and a half LIM domains protein 1 isoform X4, whose translation MAEKFDCHYCRDPLQGKKYVQKDGHHCCLKCFDKFCANTCVECRKPIGADSKEVHYKNRFWHDTCFRCAKCLHPLANETFVAKDNKILCNKCTTREDSPKCKGCFKAIVAGDQNVEYKGTVWHKDCFTCSNCKQVIGTGSFFPKGEDFYCVTCHETKFAKHCVKCNKAITSGGITYQDQPWHADCFVCVTCSKKLAGQRFTAVEDQYYCVDCYKNFVAKKCAGCKNPITGFGKGSSVVAYEGQSWHDYCFHCKKCSVNLANKRFVFHQEQVYCPDCAKKL comes from the exons ATGGCGGAGAAGTTTGACTGCCACTACTGCAGGGACCCCTTGCAGGGGAAGAAGTATGTGCAAAAGGATGGCCACCACTGCTGCCTGAAATGCTTTGACAAGTTCTGTGCCAACACCTGTGTGGAATGCCGCAAGCCCATCGGTGCGGACTCCAAG GAGGTGCACTATAAGAACCGCTTCTGGCACGACACCTGCTTCCGCTGTGCCAAGTGCCTTCACCCCTTGGCCAATGAGACCTTTGTGGCCAAGGACAACAAGATCCTGTGCAACAAGTGCACCACTCGGGAGGACTCCCCCAAGTGCAAGGGGTGCTTCAAGGCCATTGTGGCAG GAGATCAAAACGTGGAGTACAAGGGGACCGTCTGGCACAAAGACTGCTTCACCTGTAGTAACTGCAAGCAAGTCATCGGGACTGGAAGCTTCTTCCCTAAAGGGGAGGACTTCTACTGCGTGACTTGCCATGAGACCAAGTTTGCCAAGCATTGCGTGAAGTGCAACAAG GCCATCACATCTGGAGGAATCACTTACCAGGATCAGCCCTGGCATGCCGATTGCTTTGTGTGTGTTACCTGCTCTAAGAAGCTGGCTGGGCAGCGTTTCACCGCTGTGGAGGACCAGTATTACTGCGTGGATTGCTACAAGAACTTTGTGGCCAAGAAGTGTGCTGGATGCAAGAACCCCATCACTG ggtTTGGTAAAGGCTCCAGTGTGGTGGCCTATGAAGGACAATCCTGGCACGACTACTGCTTCCACTGCAAAAAATGCTCCGTGAATCTGGCCAACAAGCGCTTTGTTTTCCACCAGGAGCAAGTGTATTGCCCCGACTGTGCCAAAAAGCTGTAA
- the LOC105481378 gene encoding four and a half LIM domains protein 1 isoform X3 produces MASHRHSGPSSYKVGTMAEKFDCHYCRDPLQGKKYVQKDGHHCCLKCFDKFCANTCVECRKPIGADSKEVHYKNRFWHDTCFRCAKCLHPLANETFVAKDNKILCNKCTTREDSPKCKGCFKAIVAGDQNVEYKGTVWHKDCFTCSNCKQVIGTGSFFPKGEDFYCVTCHETKFAKHCVKCNKAITSGGITYQDQPWHADCFVCVTCSKKLAGQRFTAVEDQYYCVDCYKNFVAKKCAGCKNPITGFGKGSSVVAYEGQSWHDYCFHCKKCSVNLANKRFVFHQEQVYCPDCAKKL; encoded by the exons ATGGCTTCCCATAGACACTCAG GTCCCTCCAGCTATAAGGTGGGCACCATGGCGGAGAAGTTTGACTGCCACTACTGCAGGGACCCCTTGCAGGGGAAGAAGTATGTGCAAAAGGATGGCCACCACTGCTGCCTGAAATGCTTTGACAAGTTCTGTGCCAACACCTGTGTGGAATGCCGCAAGCCCATCGGTGCGGACTCCAAG GAGGTGCACTATAAGAACCGCTTCTGGCACGACACCTGCTTCCGCTGTGCCAAGTGCCTTCACCCCTTGGCCAATGAGACCTTTGTGGCCAAGGACAACAAGATCCTGTGCAACAAGTGCACCACTCGGGAGGACTCCCCCAAGTGCAAGGGGTGCTTCAAGGCCATTGTGGCAG GAGATCAAAACGTGGAGTACAAGGGGACCGTCTGGCACAAAGACTGCTTCACCTGTAGTAACTGCAAGCAAGTCATCGGGACTGGAAGCTTCTTCCCTAAAGGGGAGGACTTCTACTGCGTGACTTGCCATGAGACCAAGTTTGCCAAGCATTGCGTGAAGTGCAACAAG GCCATCACATCTGGAGGAATCACTTACCAGGATCAGCCCTGGCATGCCGATTGCTTTGTGTGTGTTACCTGCTCTAAGAAGCTGGCTGGGCAGCGTTTCACCGCTGTGGAGGACCAGTATTACTGCGTGGATTGCTACAAGAACTTTGTGGCCAAGAAGTGTGCTGGATGCAAGAACCCCATCACTG ggtTTGGTAAAGGCTCCAGTGTGGTGGCCTATGAAGGACAATCCTGGCACGACTACTGCTTCCACTGCAAAAAATGCTCCGTGAATCTGGCCAACAAGCGCTTTGTTTTCCACCAGGAGCAAGTGTATTGCCCCGACTGTGCCAAAAAGCTGTAA
- the LOC105481378 gene encoding four and a half LIM domains protein 1 isoform X2 yields the protein MAEKFDCHYCRDPLQGKKYVQKDGHHCCLKCFDKFCANTCVECRKPIGADSKEVHYKNRFWHDTCFRCAKCLHPLANETFVAKDNKILCNKCTTREDSPKCKGCFKAIVAGDQNVEYKGTVWHKDCFTCSNCKQVIGTGSFFPKGEDFYCVTCHETKFAKHCVKCNKAITSGGITYQDQPWHADCFVCVTCSKKLAGQRFTAVEDQYYCVDCYKNFVAKKCAGCKNPITGKRTVSRVSHPVSKARKPPVCHGKRLPLTLFPSANLRGRHPGGERTCPSWVVVLYRKNRSLAAPRGPGLVKAPVWWPMKDNPGTTTASTAKNAP from the exons ATGGCGGAGAAGTTTGACTGCCACTACTGCAGGGACCCCTTGCAGGGGAAGAAGTATGTGCAAAAGGATGGCCACCACTGCTGCCTGAAATGCTTTGACAAGTTCTGTGCCAACACCTGTGTGGAATGCCGCAAGCCCATCGGTGCGGACTCCAAG GAGGTGCACTATAAGAACCGCTTCTGGCACGACACCTGCTTCCGCTGTGCCAAGTGCCTTCACCCCTTGGCCAATGAGACCTTTGTGGCCAAGGACAACAAGATCCTGTGCAACAAGTGCACCACTCGGGAGGACTCCCCCAAGTGCAAGGGGTGCTTCAAGGCCATTGTGGCAG GAGATCAAAACGTGGAGTACAAGGGGACCGTCTGGCACAAAGACTGCTTCACCTGTAGTAACTGCAAGCAAGTCATCGGGACTGGAAGCTTCTTCCCTAAAGGGGAGGACTTCTACTGCGTGACTTGCCATGAGACCAAGTTTGCCAAGCATTGCGTGAAGTGCAACAAG GCCATCACATCTGGAGGAATCACTTACCAGGATCAGCCCTGGCATGCCGATTGCTTTGTGTGTGTTACCTGCTCTAAGAAGCTGGCTGGGCAGCGTTTCACCGCTGTGGAGGACCAGTATTACTGCGTGGATTGCTACAAGAACTTTGTGGCCAAGAAGTGTGCTGGATGCAAGAACCCCATCACTG GGAAAAGGACTGTGTCAAGAGTGAGCCACCCAGTCTCTAAAGCTAGGAAGCCCCCAGTGTGCCACGGGAAACGCTTGCCTCTCACCCTGTTTCCCAGCGCCAACCTCCGGGGCAGGCATCCGGGTGGAGAGAGGACTTGTCCCTCGTGGGTGGTGGTTCTTTATAGAAAAAATCGAAGCTTAGCAGCTCCTCGAGGCCCG ggtTTGGTAAAGGCTCCAGTGTGGTGGCCTATGAAGGACAATCCTGGCACGACTACTGCTTCCACTGCAAAAAATGCTCCGTGA
- the LOC105481378 gene encoding four and a half LIM domains protein 1 isoform X1: MASHRHSGPSSYKVGTMAEKFDCHYCRDPLQGKKYVQKDGHHCCLKCFDKFCANTCVECRKPIGADSKEVHYKNRFWHDTCFRCAKCLHPLANETFVAKDNKILCNKCTTREDSPKCKGCFKAIVAGDQNVEYKGTVWHKDCFTCSNCKQVIGTGSFFPKGEDFYCVTCHETKFAKHCVKCNKAITSGGITYQDQPWHADCFVCVTCSKKLAGQRFTAVEDQYYCVDCYKNFVAKKCAGCKNPITGKRTVSRVSHPVSKARKPPVCHGKRLPLTLFPSANLRGRHPGGERTCPSWVVVLYRKNRSLAAPRGPGLVKAPVWWPMKDNPGTTTASTAKNAP, encoded by the exons ATGGCTTCCCATAGACACTCAG GTCCCTCCAGCTATAAGGTGGGCACCATGGCGGAGAAGTTTGACTGCCACTACTGCAGGGACCCCTTGCAGGGGAAGAAGTATGTGCAAAAGGATGGCCACCACTGCTGCCTGAAATGCTTTGACAAGTTCTGTGCCAACACCTGTGTGGAATGCCGCAAGCCCATCGGTGCGGACTCCAAG GAGGTGCACTATAAGAACCGCTTCTGGCACGACACCTGCTTCCGCTGTGCCAAGTGCCTTCACCCCTTGGCCAATGAGACCTTTGTGGCCAAGGACAACAAGATCCTGTGCAACAAGTGCACCACTCGGGAGGACTCCCCCAAGTGCAAGGGGTGCTTCAAGGCCATTGTGGCAG GAGATCAAAACGTGGAGTACAAGGGGACCGTCTGGCACAAAGACTGCTTCACCTGTAGTAACTGCAAGCAAGTCATCGGGACTGGAAGCTTCTTCCCTAAAGGGGAGGACTTCTACTGCGTGACTTGCCATGAGACCAAGTTTGCCAAGCATTGCGTGAAGTGCAACAAG GCCATCACATCTGGAGGAATCACTTACCAGGATCAGCCCTGGCATGCCGATTGCTTTGTGTGTGTTACCTGCTCTAAGAAGCTGGCTGGGCAGCGTTTCACCGCTGTGGAGGACCAGTATTACTGCGTGGATTGCTACAAGAACTTTGTGGCCAAGAAGTGTGCTGGATGCAAGAACCCCATCACTG GGAAAAGGACTGTGTCAAGAGTGAGCCACCCAGTCTCTAAAGCTAGGAAGCCCCCAGTGTGCCACGGGAAACGCTTGCCTCTCACCCTGTTTCCCAGCGCCAACCTCCGGGGCAGGCATCCGGGTGGAGAGAGGACTTGTCCCTCGTGGGTGGTGGTTCTTTATAGAAAAAATCGAAGCTTAGCAGCTCCTCGAGGCCCG ggtTTGGTAAAGGCTCCAGTGTGGTGGCCTATGAAGGACAATCCTGGCACGACTACTGCTTCCACTGCAAAAAATGCTCCGTGA
- the LOC105481378 gene encoding four and a half LIM domains protein 1 isoform X5 → MASHRHSGPSSYKVGTMAEKFDCHYCRDPLQGKKYVQKDGHHCCLKCFDKFCANTCVECRKPIGADSKEVHYKNRFWHDTCFRCAKCLHPLANETFVAKDNKILCNKCTTREDSPKCKGCFKAIVAGDQNVEYKGTVWHKDCFTCSNCKQVIGTGSFFPKGEDFYCVTCHETKFAKHCVKCNKGLVKAPVWWPMKDNPGTTTASTAKNAP, encoded by the exons ATGGCTTCCCATAGACACTCAG GTCCCTCCAGCTATAAGGTGGGCACCATGGCGGAGAAGTTTGACTGCCACTACTGCAGGGACCCCTTGCAGGGGAAGAAGTATGTGCAAAAGGATGGCCACCACTGCTGCCTGAAATGCTTTGACAAGTTCTGTGCCAACACCTGTGTGGAATGCCGCAAGCCCATCGGTGCGGACTCCAAG GAGGTGCACTATAAGAACCGCTTCTGGCACGACACCTGCTTCCGCTGTGCCAAGTGCCTTCACCCCTTGGCCAATGAGACCTTTGTGGCCAAGGACAACAAGATCCTGTGCAACAAGTGCACCACTCGGGAGGACTCCCCCAAGTGCAAGGGGTGCTTCAAGGCCATTGTGGCAG GAGATCAAAACGTGGAGTACAAGGGGACCGTCTGGCACAAAGACTGCTTCACCTGTAGTAACTGCAAGCAAGTCATCGGGACTGGAAGCTTCTTCCCTAAAGGGGAGGACTTCTACTGCGTGACTTGCCATGAGACCAAGTTTGCCAAGCATTGCGTGAAGTGCAACAAG ggtTTGGTAAAGGCTCCAGTGTGGTGGCCTATGAAGGACAATCCTGGCACGACTACTGCTTCCACTGCAAAAAATGCTCCGTGA